One window of Thalassovita mediterranea genomic DNA carries:
- a CDS encoding acyl-CoA dehydrogenase family protein has protein sequence MDLKTDPKLEDFRADVRAFFENEFPKDILAKTAKGASLTTEEVRKSEAALGSKGWLAAGWPAEHGGPGWSLEEQYVFDEELERAGVPTVTPMGVVYVGPIIYTFGTDEQKQRWLPGIRDGREGWAQGYSEPEAGSDLASLQFSAVKEGGEYVLNGTKIWTSAAQHADWIFCLARTDSSGKKQEGISFIIAEMDRPGITVTPIITIDGKHALNQVHFDNVRVPADYLIGEEGKGWTYSQYLLGHERTSYARIGGKRKQLAHIRKIASSVPDGGNHRLIDDPAFARKLAEADLAVDGLEMTVLRVLSAVKDGGAPGKEASIVKILATETAQQITTLYLDTAGFNAQRGFADSVSPDWLEGGMATSHAAPGVSTYFGTRAQSIYGGTNEIQHNIIAKRVLGL, from the coding sequence ATGGACCTCAAGACAGACCCGAAGCTCGAGGATTTTCGCGCAGATGTGCGCGCTTTCTTCGAAAACGAATTTCCCAAGGACATTCTCGCCAAGACGGCGAAAGGCGCCTCGCTGACGACTGAAGAGGTGCGAAAGTCTGAAGCCGCGCTGGGCAGCAAGGGCTGGCTCGCGGCAGGCTGGCCAGCAGAACATGGCGGTCCCGGCTGGTCGCTTGAGGAACAATACGTCTTCGACGAGGAGCTGGAGCGCGCAGGCGTACCGACCGTCACCCCGATGGGCGTCGTCTATGTCGGCCCGATCATCTATACATTCGGCACGGATGAGCAGAAACAGCGCTGGCTACCGGGTATCCGCGATGGCCGCGAAGGCTGGGCGCAGGGCTATTCAGAGCCGGAAGCCGGCTCTGACCTCGCCTCGCTGCAATTTTCTGCGGTGAAGGAGGGGGGCGAATACGTCCTCAACGGCACAAAGATCTGGACGTCGGCTGCCCAGCATGCCGACTGGATCTTCTGCCTCGCGCGCACCGACAGCTCCGGCAAGAAGCAGGAAGGCATCAGCTTCATCATCGCGGAGATGGACCGGCCCGGCATCACCGTGACGCCCATCATCACGATTGATGGCAAGCATGCCCTCAACCAGGTGCATTTCGACAATGTTCGCGTGCCTGCCGACTATCTCATCGGCGAGGAAGGCAAGGGCTGGACCTATAGCCAGTACCTGCTCGGCCATGAGCGCACCTCCTATGCGCGCATTGGCGGTAAGCGAAAGCAGCTCGCCCATATCCGCAAGATCGCGTCATCTGTGCCTGATGGCGGCAATCACCGCCTGATCGATGACCCGGCCTTTGCCCGCAAGCTGGCCGAGGCTGACCTTGCCGTCGATGGCCTCGAAATGACTGTTCTGCGCGTCCTTTCAGCGGTGAAAGATGGCGGCGCACCCGGCAAGGAAGCCTCCATCGTCAAGATCCTTGCGACCGAGACGGCCCAGCAGATCACGACACTCTATCTCGACACCGCAGGCTTCAATGCCCAGCGCGGTTTTGCCGACTCTGTCAGCCCCGACTGGCTTGAAGGCGGAATGGCAACCAGCCATGCGGCGCCGGGCGTGTCGACCTATTTCGGGACCCGCGCCCAGTCGATCTATGGCGGCACGAACGAGATCCAGCACAACATCATCGCGAAACGTGTGCTTGGCCTCTAA
- the carB gene encoding carbamoyl-phosphate synthase large subunit, producing the protein MPKRTDLKSILVIGAGPIIIGQACEFDYSGVQAIKALKDEGYRVILVNSNPATIMTDPDMADATYVEPITPHFVEKIIAAEKPDAILPTMGGQTALNCALDLYKDGILEKYGVELIGARAEAIEMAEDRRLFREAMDRIGLENPRAAIVSAPEIKNEAGKVTGYDRIEGLKRAMDVLEEVGLPAIIRPAYTLGGTGGGVAYNVEEYEEIVRSGLAASPVAQVLVDESLLGWKEFEMEVVRDKADNAIIICSIENIDPMGVHTGDSITVAPALTLTDREYQIMRNASLAVLREIGVETGGSNVQFAVNPDNGRLVVIEMNPRVSRSSALASKATGFPIAKIAAKLAVGYTLDELDNDITGVTPASFEPTIDYVVTKIPRFAFEKYRGSEPTLTTAMKSVGEAMAIGRNFQESVQKALCSLETGLTGFNESEVTGSEALHSALARPTPDRLLHVAQAFREGFSVEDVFRITSIDRWFLRQIAGLIETEANVRRDGLPTDRYNMTELKAQGFSDARLAQLTGQSEAGVRTARHKIGVRPVYKRIDTCAAEFAAKTPYLYSTYEHPPYGKTEADDEANVSDRKKAIILGGGPNRIGQGIEFDYCCCHAAFAMEEVGIESIMVNCNPETVSTDYDTSDRLYFEPLTHEHVSEIIAKERGKGELQGVIVQFGGQTPLKLATPLHDAGVPILGTSPVSIDLAEDRERFAALLDRLDIKQAPSATVRSEEEALEMARKLGYPIMLRPSFVLGGRAMEICRDDADVKAFAKEAMKVSGDQSLFLDRYLSDAIEVDVDALCDETNVHVAGIMEHIEEAGVHSGDSACALPPYTLSADIIQRLSDSAAALARELKVRGLINIQFAVKDDEIFVLEANPRASRTVPFVAKAVGAPIAKIAAKIMAGASLTEFDLSNAKPRRVAVKEAVFPFARFPGVDPVLGPEMRSTGEVMGWDDDFGAAFLKSQIAVDVHLPREGSVFISLKDSDKPLVLNSVKELVEMGFSIIATSGTATFLEENGIAVERINKVIEGQPHIVDRMINGGVQLVFNTTEGAQSLKDSASIRRTALTRKIPYFTTLAASIASVQGIRTLRERELTVRPLQQA; encoded by the coding sequence ATGCCAAAACGCACCGACCTTAAATCCATCCTCGTTATCGGTGCCGGCCCCATTATTATCGGCCAGGCCTGCGAGTTCGACTATTCCGGCGTTCAGGCCATCAAGGCTCTCAAGGATGAAGGCTACCGCGTCATTCTGGTGAACTCGAACCCCGCGACGATCATGACCGATCCGGACATGGCTGACGCGACCTATGTCGAGCCGATCACACCTCATTTTGTCGAGAAGATCATCGCGGCCGAAAAGCCTGACGCGATCCTGCCAACCATGGGCGGCCAGACGGCGCTGAACTGCGCGCTCGACCTCTACAAGGACGGCATCCTCGAAAAATACGGCGTCGAGCTGATCGGTGCGCGCGCTGAAGCCATCGAGATGGCAGAAGACCGCCGCCTTTTCCGCGAAGCCATGGACCGGATCGGCCTCGAAAATCCGCGCGCTGCCATCGTCTCTGCGCCAGAGATAAAGAACGAAGCTGGCAAGGTCACCGGCTACGACCGGATTGAAGGCCTCAAGCGCGCCATGGACGTGCTGGAAGAAGTTGGCCTGCCTGCCATTATCCGCCCTGCCTACACGCTGGGCGGCACGGGCGGCGGCGTCGCCTACAATGTCGAAGAGTATGAAGAGATCGTCCGCTCCGGCCTCGCTGCCTCGCCGGTCGCGCAGGTGCTCGTCGATGAGAGCCTTCTCGGCTGGAAAGAGTTCGAGATGGAGGTCGTTCGCGACAAGGCGGACAATGCCATCATCATCTGCTCCATCGAAAATATCGACCCGATGGGCGTGCACACTGGCGATTCGATCACCGTCGCGCCTGCTCTCACGCTGACCGACCGCGAATACCAGATCATGCGCAACGCTTCGCTGGCCGTCCTGCGCGAGATCGGCGTGGAAACGGGCGGCTCGAACGTCCAGTTCGCTGTGAACCCTGACAATGGCCGTCTCGTCGTTATCGAGATGAACCCGCGCGTCTCGCGCTCGTCTGCGCTGGCGTCCAAGGCGACAGGCTTCCCGATTGCGAAGATCGCCGCCAAGCTGGCCGTCGGCTACACGCTCGACGAACTCGATAATGACATCACCGGTGTGACGCCAGCCTCCTTCGAGCCGACCATTGATTATGTTGTCACGAAGATCCCGCGCTTTGCCTTCGAGAAATATCGCGGCTCAGAACCGACCCTGACGACAGCGATGAAGTCCGTCGGCGAAGCCATGGCCATCGGCCGCAACTTCCAGGAAAGTGTGCAGAAGGCGCTCTGCTCGCTCGAAACGGGTCTCACCGGCTTCAACGAATCCGAAGTGACCGGCAGCGAAGCGCTTCACTCTGCGCTCGCCCGTCCGACCCCTGACCGCCTGCTCCATGTGGCGCAGGCTTTCCGTGAAGGCTTCAGCGTTGAGGACGTCTTCCGCATCACCAGCATCGACCGCTGGTTCCTGCGTCAGATTGCAGGCCTCATCGAGACCGAAGCCAATGTGCGCCGCGATGGCCTGCCGACCGACCGCTACAACATGACCGAGCTCAAGGCGCAAGGTTTCTCCGATGCCCGCCTCGCCCAACTGACAGGTCAGTCCGAAGCCGGTGTCCGCACCGCGCGCCACAAGATTGGCGTGCGCCCGGTCTACAAGCGTATCGATACCTGTGCGGCCGAATTCGCAGCGAAGACGCCGTATCTCTATTCGACATATGAGCACCCGCCCTACGGCAAGACTGAAGCCGACGATGAGGCGAACGTCTCTGACCGCAAGAAGGCGATCATCCTTGGCGGCGGCCCAAACCGGATCGGCCAGGGCATTGAGTTCGACTATTGCTGCTGTCACGCCGCTTTTGCGATGGAAGAGGTCGGCATCGAGTCGATCATGGTCAACTGCAACCCTGAGACAGTCTCGACCGACTATGACACCTCGGACCGGCTCTATTTCGAGCCGCTCACCCATGAGCACGTCTCCGAAATCATCGCCAAGGAACGGGGCAAGGGAGAGCTGCAGGGCGTCATCGTCCAGTTCGGCGGCCAGACGCCGCTGAAGCTTGCCACACCGCTACACGATGCCGGCGTCCCGATCCTCGGCACCAGCCCAGTCTCCATTGATCTTGCTGAAGACCGTGAGCGTTTTGCCGCGCTGCTCGACCGGCTCGACATCAAGCAGGCCCCGTCCGCCACTGTCCGGTCAGAGGAAGAAGCCCTCGAGATGGCGCGCAAGCTTGGCTATCCGATCATGCTGCGCCCGAGCTTCGTGCTCGGTGGCCGCGCCATGGAAATCTGCCGCGACGACGCCGATGTGAAGGCGTTCGCAAAAGAGGCCATGAAGGTCTCTGGCGACCAGTCGCTCTTCCTCGACCGCTATCTTTCAGACGCCATCGAAGTCGATGTCGACGCCCTGTGCGACGAGACGAATGTCCACGTCGCGGGCATCATGGAGCATATCGAGGAAGCCGGCGTCCATTCCGGTGACAGCGCGTGCGCCCTGCCGCCCTACACGCTCTCGGCCGACATCATCCAGCGCCTCTCGGACTCCGCAGCGGCGCTTGCGCGTGAGCTGAAGGTCCGCGGCCTCATCAACATCCAGTTCGCTGTGAAAGATGATGAGATTTTCGTGCTCGAAGCCAACCCGCGCGCCTCGCGGACTGTCCCCTTTGTGGCGAAGGCGGTCGGCGCACCGATTGCCAAGATCGCCGCAAAGATCATGGCTGGCGCGTCGCTCACCGAGTTCGACCTCAGCAATGCCAAGCCGCGCCGCGTTGCGGTCAAGGAAGCCGTCTTCCCATTTGCCCGCTTCCCGGGCGTCGATCCCGTGCTTGGCCCGGAAATGCGCTCAACCGGCGAAGTCATGGGTTGGGACGATGATTTCGGCGCGGCCTTCCTGAAGTCGCAGATCGCCGTCGACGTGCACCTGCCGCGCGAGGGCTCTGTCTTCATCTCGCTCAAGGACAGCGACAAGCCATTGGTACTCAATTCAGTGAAAGAGCTTGTGGAGATGGGCTTCAGCATCATCGCGACCAGCGGCACCGCTACCTTCCTGGAAGAGAATGGCATCGCCGTTGAACGCATCAACAAGGTCATCGAAGGCCAGCCCCACATTGTCGACCGGATGATCAATGGCGGCGTGCAGCTTGTCTTCAACACGACCGAGGGTGCCCAGTCGCTCAAGGATTCCGCCTCGATCCGGCGCACGGCGCTGACCCGCAAGATCCCGTATTTCACGACACTTGCGGCCTCGATTGCGTCGGTGCAGGGCATTCGCACGCTGCGCGAACGCGAACTCACCGTTCGCCCCTTGCAGCAGGCCTGA